In Thermodesulfovibrio thiophilus DSM 17215, the genomic window AATTCAGTACTTATGCTACCTGGTGGATAAAACAGTCAATTAATAGAGCTATTTCAGAGCAGTCTAAAACAATTAGAATACCTGTTCATGTTATAGATAATATAACTAAAATCAATAAAATATATCGCGAGTTATATGAAAATTCAGAAAAAGAACCTGATCTTGAACAAATTTCATCGACTTTAAATATATCCCGTGATAAAATTGCAGATTTTCTTGCAATCAGTAAAGAACCTGTATCCATCGACATATCAGTGAGAGACGATGACTCTCTATTGAGAGAGTTTATAGAAGACATAAACTCTCCTAATCCATATAAAGAAGCACTACACAATGATTTGAAGTTTTTAATTAAAAACCTTTTTAAAATTCTTAGTCATAAGGAAAAAGAAATATTAATGAAACGATATGGACTAAATGAAGAAAGCCCGAGAAGTCTTGAAGAAGTAGGTAAAACCTATTCTGTATCACGAGAACGAGTCAGACAGATTGAACTAAGGGCAATGAGAAAATTAAAACAGCTATCCAGATTTAAATGGCTTAGAGAATTTATCAGAGAATCTTGACTAATCTACCTTCCTAAGGTTATAGTAATTTGTAATATTTTTATACAAGGGCCCATAGCTCAGCTGGCCAGAGCTACCGGCTCATAACCGGTTGGTCCCAGGTTCGAATCCTGGTGGGCCCATGTTTTCAAAGGGAGATAGTTTAAAGGTGATAGAAGAGCTCAGCAATCTTATTAAGATTCAGGACATAGATTCTCAAATAATCTCATTAAAAAACAAACTTGAACTAATTCCTGCAGAAATTCATAAACTTAATCAAACTATAGTAGAAATAGATAAACAATTTAATAATGAACAGAAAAAACTTACTGATTTAGAAAAACAAAAAAGAGATAAAGAAAGACAAATTGAAGATCTAAATGAAAAAATTAAAAAACTCAAAGAAAGAACCTCCCAAATTAAAACAAACAAAGAGTATCAGGCATTGTTAAAAGAAATTGAAGAGATTGAAAGAGAACTTAAAAAACAGGAAGATAACCTCTTGATTATTTTATATAACATTGACGAAACTAAAAATACTCTTAATGAAGTTAAATTAGGTATAGAGTCAAGAAAAAGGGAAATTAACATCAAAAAAAAGGAGTTAGAAGAACAGATAAATATTCTTAATCAACAAATTGAAGTCTTTAAAGACAGTAGAAAACAGCTTATCTCAAAAATTCCGATAGAGCTATATGACGAATATAGAGAGCTTATGAAAAAGCATAAAGGTCTGGCTGTTAGTGAAGTAAAAAATTCTGTGTGCCAGGGGTGTTTTCTTCATATCCCTCCTCAACTTTATGTAGAAATTAAGATAAACCAATCTATTTATCACTGTCCTCAGTGCGGGCGATTTCTTTATTACAGAAATGAAGATAAATTAGAGGAAACAAAGGTTCAAGCTGAATGAAGGCGAAGATTTACTGCGATGGTGCATCACGCGGTAATCCTGGAGATGCAGGAATTGGCTGTTTAATTATTTTAGATAATAAAAAAATAGAGATTTCAGAGTATATCGGTAAAACAACAAATAATGTAGCAGAATATACAGCATTAATTAGAGGATTAGAAGAAGCATTAAAAGAGAGAGCTGAGGAAATAGAAATAATCTCTGATAGCGAGCTTCTTGTCCGTCAGATTAATGGAATTTACAAAGTAAAAAACACAAAATTGATACCCTTATACGAAAGAGTTAAAGAACTTCTAAATAAATTTAAAAAATATCAAATATTTCATGTCTATAGAGAAAATAACTTCATAGCTGATAGTCTTGCTAAAGAAGCTTCATGCAAACAACAAAAATAAGGTGTAAAATCTGCGGTGCTCTAAACGAAGGAGTAATTCTTAAACACTACAATTTGAAAGTTTGCTTGGACTGTTTTCAAAATTTTTTCAAAAAAAGAGTTCAGGAAATCATAGAAAAATTTAAAATGTTTGACAAAAATAATGATATCCTAATTGCTATTTCAGGCGGAAAGGATAGCATGAGTATAACAAAAGCCTTAAAAGATATGGGGTATACTATTACAGCATTGCACATTAATACTGGTATAAAAGATATTTCAAAAAAATCACAGGAAATTGTTCAAGTATTCTGCAAAAAAGAAAATATCCCTTTAAAAATAATAGAACTATATGCAGAACTTAATGCTTCACTTGAAGAATTATCAAAAGTGTCAAGAAGACCAGTTTGCAGTGTATGTGGCATGTTGAGAAGATATTTATTGAATAGAGAATCAAACAATAGAATCATTGTAACAGGACATACATTGAATGATGAAGTTTCATTCATTTTGAAAAATATGCTGTTCTGGAATGATGAACTCCTTTCAAAAACCTATCCTGTTTTATATGAACGGGAAGGGTTAAGTAGAAAAGTCAAACCGCTTTGTTTAATTACAGAGGAAGAAACCAGATATTTCTGTAAAATATCAAATATACATTATATTGATGAATCATGTCTTCACAAATCTGAAGTTTATGAAGTATTTAAAAATGCAGTAAAACAATTTAATGAAAATTTTCCTGGCTCAATCATTGGATTTTATAAAGGTTTTTTAAATAGAGTAGGAACATTTTATTCCGAAACTGATAAAGATGTGCCTCCTCAAAAATGCCAAATTTGTGGTTATCCAACTACTGGATTAGTTTGTAGTTTTTGCAGACTTAAGGAAAAGTTGTTACAATATAAACATGGATGAGGTCTTAAAAGCAGCAAAAGAAAGAAGAAGCGTGAGGTCTTTTCTCAATAAAGATATTCCAGAAGAAATAATTAAAAAAATTATAGAAGCCATCATTTGGGCACCATCTGCTGGAAATCTTCAGGCAAGAAAATTTTATTTTGTAACAAATAAAGAGATAAAAGTAAAAATTGCTCAAGCAGCATTAAATCAGATGTTTATTGCAGATGCTCCTTTAGTTGTAGTCGGATGTATTGATAAACAAAAAATATATCCAAGATATAAAGAAAGAGGAGTAAATCTCTATGCAATTCAAGATATTGCATGCAGTATTACAAATGCTATGCTTGTAGCCCATGAAAATGGACTTGGTACAGTCTGGATTGGTGCTTTCAGAGAAGAAGAGGTGGTAAAAATGTTAAAATTATCAGAAAATTTCAGGCCTGTTGTGCTTTTACCTATTGGTTATCCTTCCTATATACCTTCTCCTCCTCCAAGAGTTTCATCTAAAGAAGCCATTGAGTTTATTAAATGAAAGATTATCTTTCTATTGGAATACAGGCAGCCAAGCTGGCTGGAACAATTATTCAAGACAGAATTGGTACAATTTCAACAGATGAAATTACTCAAAAAAGTGTATCAGACTATGTAACAGATGTAGACGTTACTTCTGAAAAAACAATTATTGAGCATATAAAAAAGTTTTTTCCCTCACACCAAATAATGGCAGAAGAATCGTCAAATAGTTATCAAAAAACAGAATATCTCTGGATAATAGACCCTCTTGATGGAACAACAAATTTTATTCATGGATTTCCTGTTGTAGCAGTTTCAATTGCATTAATGCACAAAGGAAACATTGTTATTGGAGTAGTTTATGATCCTACAAGAGATGAACTTTTTTATGCTGAACAAGGTTCAGGTGCATTTTTAAATGAAAATAGGATAAAAGTTTCTT contains:
- a CDS encoding zinc ribbon domain-containing protein, with amino-acid sequence MFSKGDSLKVIEELSNLIKIQDIDSQIISLKNKLELIPAEIHKLNQTIVEIDKQFNNEQKKLTDLEKQKRDKERQIEDLNEKIKKLKERTSQIKTNKEYQALLKEIEEIERELKKQEDNLLIILYNIDETKNTLNEVKLGIESRKREINIKKKELEEQINILNQQIEVFKDSRKQLISKIPIELYDEYRELMKKHKGLAVSEVKNSVCQGCFLHIPPQLYVEIKINQSIYHCPQCGRFLYYRNEDKLEETKVQAE
- a CDS encoding ribonuclease HI family protein codes for the protein MKAKIYCDGASRGNPGDAGIGCLIILDNKKIEISEYIGKTTNNVAEYTALIRGLEEALKERAEEIEIISDSELLVRQINGIYKVKNTKLIPLYERVKELLNKFKKYQIFHVYRENNFIADSLAKEASCKQQK
- a CDS encoding ATP-binding protein; the protein is MFDKNNDILIAISGGKDSMSITKALKDMGYTITALHINTGIKDISKKSQEIVQVFCKKENIPLKIIELYAELNASLEELSKVSRRPVCSVCGMLRRYLLNRESNNRIIVTGHTLNDEVSFILKNMLFWNDELLSKTYPVLYEREGLSRKVKPLCLITEEETRYFCKISNIHYIDESCLHKSEVYEVFKNAVKQFNENFPGSIIGFYKGFLNRVGTFYSETDKDVPPQKCQICGYPTTGLVCSFCRLKEKLLQYKHG
- a CDS encoding nitroreductase family protein; translated protein: MDEVLKAAKERRSVRSFLNKDIPEEIIKKIIEAIIWAPSAGNLQARKFYFVTNKEIKVKIAQAALNQMFIADAPLVVVGCIDKQKIYPRYKERGVNLYAIQDIACSITNAMLVAHENGLGTVWIGAFREEEVVKMLKLSENFRPVVLLPIGYPSYIPSPPPRVSSKEAIEFIK
- a CDS encoding inositol monophosphatase family protein — its product is MKDYLSIGIQAAKLAGTIIQDRIGTISTDEITQKSVSDYVTDVDVTSEKTIIEHIKKFFPSHQIMAEESSNSYQKTEYLWIIDPLDGTTNFIHGFPVVAVSIALMHKGNIVIGVVYDPTRDELFYAEQGSGAFLNENRIKVSSIKNASLSLISTGFPFRNKQYIDQYMKIFRELLYSVSDLRRPGAAAIDLAYVASGRVDGFFEFALSPWDIAAGSILIKEAGGTVSDFEGAETYLKTGHIIAGNPEIHLFLVNKIRNYFL